In Afipia carboxidovorans OM5, the sequence CGATCGCGAGGTCCTGTGCGGCCGAGCTTTCTTCAGCGAGATCGGGGTGCGCGAGCGCGATGATGCGGCGCTTGAAGTCGCGATCGCTCGCATGGAGTGCTTCGAGGCTTCTGTCGAATTTCCATACCGCGGGCTTCAGAAGCGGGCGCTTTGCACTCTCGATAAAGTCCTTGTAGGCAAGAATGCTGCCGGCCTGTGGTTCAGCCTGGTCAAGTTTGCCTGGCGTTTTTTGATCCATCGGAGGCTCCTGATAAATCTGTTTGACACGACGATTGTGTATAGGACACACTATGTCATGATGTCAACGACGTTTCAGAAAGGACTCGTTCGTGCGCACACATAAGATTGCTGTCATTCCAGCCGACGGTATTGGCAAAGAGGTTATCGCGGCCGGATTGAAAGCCATGGAAGCCCTGCAGGCCCGCTGCGGGGATTTCGCGATGACATTCGAGCATTTTCCCTGGGGCTCGGATTATTATCGTGCGCATGGACGCATGATGGACGCCGATGGTCTCGAGCGCCTGAAAAAATTCGATGCGATCTATTTCGGCGCCGTCGGTGATCCGGTCATTCCGGACAGCATCACACTGTGGGGCCTGCGCCTTCCGATCTGCCAGGGATTCGATCAATACGCCAACGTCCGCCCCACCCGCGTGCTGCCGGGGCTGACGAGCCCGCTGCGTCATGTGAACGGCCCCGAGCTCGATTGGGTGATCGTTCGCGAAAACAGCGAAGGCGAATATGCGGGCCATGGCGGCCGCGCCCATCGTGGCTTTCCCGAAGAGGTCGGCACCGAGACGGCGGTGTTCACCCGCACCGGCGTGACGCGGATCATGCGCTTCGCCCATAAGCTCGCGGCCTCGCGGCCTCGCAAGCTGCTGACGATCGTCACCAAGTCGAATGCCCAGCGTCACGGCATGGTGATGTGGGACGAGATCGCCGCCGAAGTCGGGCGCGAATTTCCCGACGTCACCGTCGACAAGATGCTGGTCGATGCGATGACGCAGCGGATGGTGCTCAATCCGGCAAGCCTCGACACCATCGTCGCCACGAATTTGCACGCCGACATTCTTTCGGATCTCGCAGCGGCGCTCGCCGGCAGCCTTGGTGTCGGCCCGACCGGCAATATTGATCCGGAAGGCCGCTTCCCCTCGATGTTCGAGCCGATCCACGGCTCCGCCTTCGATATCACCGGCAAAGGCATCGCCAACCCGGTCGCGACGTTCTGGACCGGCGCGATGATGCTCGACCATCTCGGCGAGCATGCGGCTGCGAAACGGCTGATGACCGCGGTGGAATTGATCACCCGTGATCCGGCCAACCATACCCCCGATCTTGGTGGCAACGCTTCAACCGCCAAGGTCACCGACGCTGTCTGCGAAGCGATACGAAGCTCCAACGAATAGGGGCCGATCGACCAAACCATAAAATCTCAAGGGAGGATGAAGTTACGACAGATCGATCTGCGTTCAATCTATCTTCTCGCCGAAAAAAAGCCCTGCCGTCACGACGGCAGGTTGTCACCGGGATCGGTGCGGTTGGTCTTGCGCTTGCCTCTGGCCGAGCGCGTGCTGATGAAAAAATCACCATCGCCTATCAGTACGGGCTGCAATACCTGCCGATGATGGTGATGCAGGAACAGAAGTACGTCGAAAACAACGTCAAGGGCAAAGCGGTTCAGGTCGACTTCGCGGTGCTGACAGGCCCCGCCCAGGTGACGGACGCGCTGTTGTCGAACTCCGCCCAGTTCGGCACCGTCGGCCCTCCCGGCACGGCGCAGTTGTGGGCCCGCACCATCAACGGGCTCGGGTTCAAGACGCTCGGCGCGTTGAGCGCGATGCCCTACATGCTCATCACCCGCAATCCGGCCGTGAAGACCATCAACGACTTCACCGAATCCGATCGCATCGCGTTGCCGAGCATCAAGTCGTCGCTGCAGGCGGTTTGTCTGCAGATGGCCTGCGTCAAGGAATATGGGCCGGAGAATTTCTCCAAGCTCGACCGCCTCACAGTGTCGATGACGCATCCCGATGCGATGATCGCGCTGCTGTCGGGCCAGTCGCAGATCACGGCGCATTTCGGCAGTCCGCCGTTCCAGTATCAGGAGCTCGACAAGCCCGAGATGCACAAGGTGCTGGACAACTTCTCCATTCTCGGCGGCCCGGTGTCATCGAGCTTCTTCACGACATCGACGCGCTATGCCGAGAAGAATCCGGAAGCGTTTGCCGCGGTCGCCAAGGCGCTCGAGCAATCGACTGCCTGGATCAATGCCCACCGTCAGGAGGCGGCGGCGCTCTACATCGCCAAGACGCGAACCAAGGAGAGCATGGAATCGGTGATGCGCCAGCTCAACGATCCGCAGTTCTCCTTCGGCATCAATCCGCAGAAGCTGCTGCCGTTTGTGGACTTCATGCATTCGGTCGGCACCATCAAGGTCAAGGCCAACTCCTGGAAGGAGCTTGCGTTCGCCAACGTCCACGACCAAGCGGGCAGTTGATATGTCGATGGCCGAGGTTGCGCCGGTGCCCGTAGGGGCGCCGGCGCCGCAGGCGTCAC encodes:
- a CDS encoding tartrate dehydrogenase; amino-acid sequence: MRTHKIAVIPADGIGKEVIAAGLKAMEALQARCGDFAMTFEHFPWGSDYYRAHGRMMDADGLERLKKFDAIYFGAVGDPVIPDSITLWGLRLPICQGFDQYANVRPTRVLPGLTSPLRHVNGPELDWVIVRENSEGEYAGHGGRAHRGFPEEVGTETAVFTRTGVTRIMRFAHKLAASRPRKLLTIVTKSNAQRHGMVMWDEIAAEVGREFPDVTVDKMLVDAMTQRMVLNPASLDTIVATNLHADILSDLAAALAGSLGVGPTGNIDPEGRFPSMFEPIHGSAFDITGKGIANPVATFWTGAMMLDHLGEHAAAKRLMTAVELITRDPANHTPDLGGNASTAKVTDAVCEAIRSSNE
- a CDS encoding ABC transporter substrate-binding protein; this encodes MQEQKYVENNVKGKAVQVDFAVLTGPAQVTDALLSNSAQFGTVGPPGTAQLWARTINGLGFKTLGALSAMPYMLITRNPAVKTINDFTESDRIALPSIKSSLQAVCLQMACVKEYGPENFSKLDRLTVSMTHPDAMIALLSGQSQITAHFGSPPFQYQELDKPEMHKVLDNFSILGGPVSSSFFTTSTRYAEKNPEAFAAVAKALEQSTAWINAHRQEAAALYIAKTRTKESMESVMRQLNDPQFSFGINPQKLLPFVDFMHSVGTIKVKANSWKELAFANVHDQAGS